In Panicum virgatum strain AP13 chromosome 4N, P.virgatum_v5, whole genome shotgun sequence, a single window of DNA contains:
- the LOC120669346 gene encoding putative serine/threonine-protein kinase-like protein CCR3 → MSAAASGTLWEDDDDDDDSVSEQESVQSSFKYQRAEEFTLAQLEAATKGFALEAKIGEGSFGALYHGKLPDGREVAIKRDGSGRRARWFQESALELAFRSHLDHKHKHLVGLVGYCEVNEELLLLVYDYEYAQNGALCDHLHRKATATPAPASPPSPVVSSWKLRIKILLDASRGIEYLHSFPGLPKIHGDVKSSNILLDAGWTARVSDFGLPLTDPEEQTAAHLTKKTDVYGFGLVMLEALTGIFNDEADGGVVDYAIPSIIAGELGKVLDPRAPEPAAHEAEAVGLVAYTAVHCVCLEGKDRPAMAAIVASLETALSLCEGDSGGGGFGSSAGL, encoded by the coding sequence ATGAGTGCTGCGGCTTCCGGAACGTTgtgggaggacgacgacgacgacgacgactccgtCTCCGAGCAGGAGAGCGTGCAGTCATCGTTCAAATACCAACGCGCCGAGGAGTTCACCTTGGCGCAGCTGGAGGCGGCGACCAAGGGCTTCGCACTGGAGGCCAAGATCGGCGAGGGCAGCTTTGGCGCTCTGTACCACGGGAAGCTGCCCGACGGGCGCGAAGTGGCGATCAAGCGCGACGGGTCCGGACGGCGCGCCCGCTGGTTCCAGGAGAGCGCGCTGGAGCTGGCCTTCCGCTCCCACCTCGACCACAAGCACAAGCACCTCGTCGGCCTCGTCGGCTACTGCGAGGTGAACgaggagctcctcctcctcgtctacGACTACGAGTACGCGCAGAACGGCGCTCTCTGCGACCACCTGCACCGCAAGGCGACAGCGACACCTGCTCCTgcgtcgccgccgtccccaGTCGTGTCATCGTGGAAGCTGCGCATCAAGATCCTGCTGGACGCGTCCCGCGGCATCGAGTACCTGCACTCCTTCCCCGGCCTGCCCAAAATCCATGGGGACGTCAAGTCGTCCAACATCCTGCTGGACGCCGGCTGGACGGCGCGCGTGTCGGATTTCGGGCTACCGCTGACGGATCCCGAGGAGCAGACGGCGGCGCACCTGACGAAGAAGACCGACGTGTACGGGTTTGGCTTGGTGATGCTGGAGGCGCTGACGGGCATCTTCAATGATGaggccgacggcggcgtggtggaCTACGCTATCCCCAGCATCATCGCCGGGGAGCTCGGCAAGGTGCTCGATCCGCGCGCCCCGGAGCCGGCCGCGCACGAGGCGGAGGCCGTCGGGCTGGTGGCCTACACTGCGGTGCACTGCGTCTGCCTCGAGGGGAAGGACCGACCAGCGATGGCCGCCATCGTCGCCAGCCTCGAGACCGCGCTTTCGCTCTGCGAGGgcgactccggcggcggcggtttcggCAGCAGCGCCGGCCTCTAG
- the LOC120669344 gene encoding homeodomain-interacting protein kinase 2-like → MALVRKYGKPDMFLTMTCNPNWDEIKQDLLPGQIAQDHPDLVTRVFRAKLEELKKKLMENNILGKGHDRASVAVREGDNADGNETLGCISMGKDIKTFPLPEIDEMYDDSNGIPREIFEEASVEVDINDVSLVNSLNSEQMGAYEEIMATIDSNKGRIFFVDGPSGIGKTSLYRSLLATQRSQNKLAVATTTSGVAASIMPGGRTAHSRFKIPLTIENGSFCSFTKQSGTAKLLRQASLIIWDETSMTKRQVVEALDNNVRDIMDRPQLPFGAKTVVFGGDFRQGQTIPNVGVYLPEPVFSHGQLYVAKSRATSRKNIKILAKPPNAIEEDDEPKKSKKKGNKNGKEKTKKNEKKNVPTGNVSSYFKEKMDGESKRYDSLLDSNSEPCSIPLDYLRNITNNFSDDQLLGEGGFGKVYKGVLQSGKMIAVKKFNHQAQLVVEEKQFENEVYHLMNLKHPNIVRFVGYCYQTQHECVEHNGRQIFAETQRNRLLCLEYLPKGSLDRHLSDGSSGHDWKTRYKIIKGICCGLRYLHEECRCEFSASIIHLDLKPANILLDDNMVPKIADFGLSRLFEDNKTHTIATFVAGTDGYMAPEYFMSRIVTTKADIYSLGVIIMEIITGSKIHA, encoded by the exons ATGGCATTGGTGCGAAAGTATGGGAAACCAGATATGTTCCTCACAATGACGTGCAACCCTAATTGGGATGAGATCAAACAGGACCTTTTGCCTGGCCAAATTGCACAGGACCACCCTGATCTCGTAACTAGGGTTTTCAGAGCAAAACTTGAGGAGCTGAAGAAGAAATTGATGGAGAATAACATCCTTGGTAAG GGTCATGATCGGGCATCTGTTGCTGTTAGAGAAGGTGATAATGCTGATGGCAATG AAACACTTGGATGCATT TCAATGGGGAAGGACATTAAAACATTTCCTCTTCCAGAGATTGATGAGATGTATGATGATTCTAATGGTATTCCTCGTGAAATATTTGAGGAGGCAAGCGTCGAGGTGGATATCAATGATGTGTCATTGGTCAACTCCCTTAACTCAGAACAAATGGGCGCCTACGAGGAGATCATGGCAACTATTGATTCCAATAAAGGCAGAATCTTTTTTGTGGATGGTCCTAGCGGCATCGGAAAGACTTCCCTATACAGATCTCTTCTAGCGACACAACGAAGTCAGAACAAGCTTGCCGTGGCAACAACTACATCAGGTGTTGCAGCATCAATAATGCCTGGTGGGAGAACTGCCCACTCACGTTTCAAGATACCCCTTACCATTGAGAATGGAAGTTTTTGTAGTTTCACGAAACAGAGTGGTACTGCGAAGCTGCTCCGTCAAGCATCTCTTATTATTTGGGATGAGACTTCTATGACGAAGAGGCAAGTTGTTGAAGCACTAGACAACAATGTACGTGATATAATGGATCGGCCTCAGCTGCCATTTGGGGCTAAGACAGTTGTGTTCGGAGGAGACTTTAGGCAG GgtcaaacaatcccaaatgttGGTGTGTACCTTCCTGAGCCGGTATTCTCTCATGGCCAGTTATATGTTGCGAAATCTAGAGCCACTTCGAGGAAGAACATTAAGATTCTCGCGAAACCGCCTAATGCTATTGAGGAAGATGATGAACCTAAAAAAAGCAAGAAGAAGGGTAACAAGAATGggaaggagaaaacaaaaaagaatgAGAAGAAAAATGTCCCGACTGGGAATG TCAGTTCATATTTCAAGGAAAAAATGGACGGCGAGTCTAAGAGATATGATAGCCTACTTGATTCAAATTCAGAACCATGCAGTATACCACTAGACTATTTGAGAAACATCACAAACAACTTCTCTGATGATCAATTACTTGGGGAAGGTGGTTTTGGTAAGGTATATAAG GGAGTGCTTCAAAGTGGAAAAATGATTGCTGTGAAGAAATTTAACCATCAGGCACAACTGGTAGTTGAGGAGAAGCAATTTGAGAATGAGGTTTATCATCTTATGAACCTTAAGCACCCAAATATAGTACGATTTGTAGGTTACTGTTATCAAACACAGCATGAATGTGTAGAGCACAATGGGAGACAGATTTTTGCCGAGACGCAACGAAACAGGTTGCTTTGCTTGGAGTATCTGCCAAAAGGGAGCCTAGATAGGCATCTTTCAG ATGGATCTTCTGGACATGATTGGAAAACACGCTATAAAATAATAAAGGGGATTTGCTGTGGTTTACGTTATCTTCACGAGGAGTGCCGATGCGAATTTAGTGCTTCCATAATTCATTTGGACCTCAAACCTGCAAACATATTGCTCGATGACAATATGGTGCCAAAAATTGCTGATTTTGGTCTGTCGAGACTCTTTGAAGATAACAAAACTCATACTATCGCTACTTTTGTTGCAGGAACAGA TGGTTACATGGCACCTGAATATTTTATGTCACGTATAGTCACAACTAAGGCAGACATATACAGTTTGGGAGTTATAATCATGGAGATCATAACCGGGTCCAAA ATTCATGCATGA